TGTCTTACCAGTGCGTTTGCCGGTATGTTTATTGTTGGTTCTTGTTATGCCTTGACCGCTTAGCAAGCGAGAAGGGACTCATGTGGAATGATCTAAAGGCTTCGGTCGCGCGTATCTTCGGCGTCGTTCGGACGTTGTTGCAACACAGAGGGACTGGGACGCCTCATTTTGTCACTTGGTCCCAGATTATGAGTTATGAAAAGCGTGCACGGCACGCATATTATTATATTTAACAGGTTTGGTGTTATGACCAGTATCGCACTTCAGTGCCAGTTGGCGTAGTCGACACCGTagtgaagatggagaacAGAGGTGAAATGAGATATGaggaagtcacgtgatgatTTCCCCTGACTGTACGTGAATGTACGTGACTTCCTGTGACTTTATTCTGGCTGGTTGTAAAACTCGGGATCTAAGCCGCCTCGAGATACTCTGAAACTATCTTCAAGTAAAGAGGTAACAATGTCGCTGAAAGATGAGGAAAAGAACGTTTTTGATCCAGAAATTAGCTCAGTAGATAGCTGGGGCTGTGGAGTATTTAGTCAAAATTTGTACCGAATACTCTCTAAAGCCAGGTGATCTGGACGCGCTCTCTGAGTTTCATTGTCTCAGCCCAACACTAGATCAATTTTTGAGTGTTGTAGCTGTGGAGTTGACCATTATATTCTCCAGGATGAGACGAACCCATTAATATGTTCAGATCTCTCTTTCTGTCTTTCCAAGTATGTTTCAACCGGGAATTGAATCCGACGGTTGTAGATTCGCACATTGAACGAAGGGCCGGGGGAAGTGGACATTGGAGAATACTTGTAAGTACAATCTTTGGGGAATTATCACATGAGAGAATGAAACTGATTGTTTTCAATACCACTTGTTGAATTTCGTCCTTTTTTGGCAAAATATGCCAGTTCAAGGCGACAGTGTCTGAACAAACCACCTCCCCGGACAGGAACACACATCGACAGGGGCTTAAAAGAGCCAAcaggaagatggagagtTCAAAATAAGAGAATATGGGTTGTATTTGACTCGTTTACGGACTTTCGGAGGGAGATGATTCTGTGGATGAGTCTGTGGATGATTCAGTCTCCAACTTGGACCTAAAGAGTATAGAACATTCCATTCAGTTTTGTTGTGACATTATTGACAAATAAGTGGGCTGGAGGGCCAGTTTTGGGACTCTTTAGGGGTCTCTGTTTGCTCTCTTGTCACAATTATATATTTTCAACGACATTCCGCGTAAAATTCCAAACCGATCTGTCCATTCTGAAGGTCAAGTATTTCTCAACAAATTGATTGTATGTATAAGTATTCTTAACAAATTGACTGTATGTCAACAAGcagagtatgtacaatacagtatctacctacagtactacGCTACAGTCGCATGGAATGacaacctacaagtacagtacgttATTGCGACCGTATCAATCCATTTTATCACCCCAGATGAGCTATTTTCACCTTTACTCGCGTGTTGAGATCGCTCTACAGAACTCCTCAATTCACAGCACGCCAAAAATGCACGATTATCGCCGAAATTGGTACCATTCGCAAGCTCTCAGACACCCAAATATTCTCCTTTTATCCATTTTCCTCTGGAACCGATATTCGAGATGTTTTCGGACCTTTTTTCCCAGGAATCAAAATAAGGTTACATATGCGTATAGGTGCGATTGAGTCCCAGAGCCCATCACACCACTCCAGAAAATGGTCGACTTGGTCGTTACGCACCGGATCCGGGACGCCATCGTCATTTTCCAGTCCTTCTACACAAAGTACTCGCCCGAGAgcgtggagaaggagtggaaTTTGGCGCAGGTGGCGTGGGAGTTTCCCAGCCAGCGCGGAGTCATTCGacagacagaagagaagatgCCGGTTGGTGGCGGCAATGAGAAGTTGGGCGACAAGGATGAGTCGCATCCGGGTGGCTTGAAAGAGTCACCGCACTACTCCCCATCGCTGTCAAAACTGCTACAATTGTCGCCGGAATCACCGTCCATCTCGCACGTTGATCTCATCAACCTGTCCAAGGCGTTGCAGAAGAAAATCCGCGGCAAGTTGCGACTCAAGCCCCGAAACGGCGTCTTTGAGGGCTCTCGAGCCACCCGCACCCACGAATACGGACCCTTCAATCTCCCCTATCTTCTCCACGGCACCAGCGTCTACTGCCCGCCGCCAccagagaaaaagaagaagacgcGCGAGTTTCTGCGCATTCTGGAGACCCAGAAACGGCTGCTGGAAGAGGCCGActaccagcagctgctggtggaCAAATCGGCGCCAGAAATTACGACCAGGGGCCTCAATGACCATTTGGTGCACTCGACCGACCTCACAGCCCCCTCCGTCAGTCAACAGACCAAAGAACTCAAGCACCAGATCACCACAATCTTCAACATTGCCCTGTCGGTCGTCTCTGTCTCGTACGCCATCTGGTACTGGACCAAGAGCTCCGCCGGCATGGGCGTGTCTGCGCGGGCGCTGTTGGCTATCTGGGGAGGCCTGCTGATTCTGGTCGCCGAAGTGGTAGTCTACGGTCGCTACGTGCGCAAAACCACCGAGGCGCGGGTCACGGAGcgcaaaaaaaaggaatCAAAGCAGATTGTCAGCACGTCGGAGTTTCGGGCGGGGAAAGCAACCATTGAATTCCAGACAGAAATACCGGAAGACGAGTGTCTGGATACCGTCGACTTCACCAAGGGCAACCATCTCAACACCGTTCTGGGCGCTACCGGAGTGCAAACCCAGACCCAAGCTGTCAACAGAAACAAGCCCATTTTCTAGCTCCTAAACGCCTTGAAACAACCCATGGACGATAGACCATCTATATATTAGACATGTAATTTATAACACCTGACTGCACAAGTTGATACAGTAGTTTGGAGATCGAAAGGTCGAATTAAGACGATtttaataaataataataataaatcCATTTGTTT
The Yarrowia lipolytica chromosome 1A, complete sequence genome window above contains:
- a CDS encoding uncharacterized protein (Compare to YALI0A01001g, similar to Saccharomyces cerevisiae VPH2 (YKL119C); ancestral locus Anc_2.453, weakly similar to uniprot|P32341 Saccharomyces cerevisiae YKL119c VPH2 H+-ATPase assembly protein), with the protein product MVDLVVTHRIRDAIVIFQSFYTKYSPESVEKEWNLAQVAWEFPSQRGVIRQTEEKMPVGGGNEKLGDKDESHPGGLKESPHYSPSLSKLLQLSPESPSISHVDLINLSKALQKKIRGKLRLKPRNGVFEGSRATRTHEYGPFNLPYLLHGTSVYCPPPPEKKKKTREFLRILETQKRLLEEADYQQLLVDKSAPEITTRGLNDHLVHSTDLTAPSVSQQTKELKHQITTIFNIALSVVSVSYAIWYWTKSSAGMGVSARALLAIWGGLLILVAEVVVYGRYVRKTTEARVTERKKKESKQIVSTSEFRAGKATIEFQTEIPEDECLDTVDFTKGNHLNTVLGATGVQTQTQAVNRNKPIF